GAGAGGACATGCATCTGCAGAGCTTGGCAAGGGTCAGGAATACCATGCAAATATGCCATTGCCTACATCACATCAATTTCTGGGGCTCACTTAGAAGGCTATATCGATGAGTATTACTCAGTTGAGAAATTCAGAGTTGCATATGAAGGTTCTATCCCTAGTATTCTAGACAAGTCCATGTGGCCCAAAGCCGCACATGGCTTCTTCATGCATCCTCCAATGCTCAAGTCAACTGCtagaggaaggagaaagaaTAGGATGAAGTCAgctttggagggaggtagtaccAGCAAGAAGAGAACGAAGTGCCCAATATGCCATGACTTTGGGCACCACTGGTACAAATGTAAGAATGGGAACCCAGAAGATATAGCTGCAATGGAGGCTGTGAGGTAAACTTCATATACATTACTTCACTTTACCTCTCTAGCTTTAATAACTACACCTgtatatcaaataaattttttatttcagGGGTCCACCAAAGAAAAAGCTCAAGAAAGCAACTACTTGTAACACAGAGAGTATTGTTGTGCCCACTCCTGCTTCAGGGATGGTCTTCCCACACAATGAGGCAGTGGCCAATGCTACCCACAAGACAAGGAAGAGAAAATCATCTACAAAAACAGGTGTCACAAAAAAAAGGGGCCAGCAACCACTACTTCAACAAGTACTGCCGATACTAGGTCTACCAGGTGTGGGCTTAATCTGTTCTTGCTTTTCACTACTTTGTCCTTTACAATCACCTCACCGATACATGTTTCTTACTTTGTATACAAAATCCGGAACTAGATCCAATGACCCTCTTCCTGTCCAAGTGGTGTACCCTGCACCTCTTCTTCGTGACATTGGGTGCCCTGAAGTCATAGAACAGACAGTGCATACACCAAGGAAGAAATGTGCCGTCAAGAAAAAGCTTACACCAAGGAGGGCTCCAGTTGTAGTACCCAGCCCATCCAGTCCAGCTTCAAATACCAGAAGCAAGAAGCAACTTCAGCTTGAATAAAGTGTGATTCCTCAGTGTTATTTTGAGAGTACTTTTATAAGTTTCTTTTGGCATGCACAGTGCTTATGGTCTGGAGGAACTATTTCTTTTGTTATGATGTCTCATGCCATGGTCATGTTCTTTAAGACACTTCTGGCTTGCATACCTAGTACTTATGTTAGTGACATGTTGGTTGGCTTGTATACCTAGTACTTATGTTAGTGACATGTTGGTGAAATGAACAAGTATTTGGTATGGCCTTATTGCTGTTATATTTGAAACTCTTAAAAAAATAGCACAATAGGAGAGGCTCATCTTCCTCACGGACTCATCATGATTGCTGttatgcgttttttatttttaatttaattCCATTGTTTTCCTTATTTTCCATTGCCTCtgaaattaaataaataaaatcaaaACAACCTGGTTTGGCTCCCTCACGTGAGACCCTAAGTACTGGGCACAGACCTTGTGCCTCACAGACATGTGGGCCTCTTCCCTCCCTGTACAGTAGCTCTCTCATCTAAGCTAAGGGCAAAATAGTCTTTTTGCAACTCCGTTAGCCTCCGTTACATGCCATTCCGTTCAAAAGGGTACAAAGGTGAAAAGAATTTGGTGGCAGGACATAGAGGTAACACCAAACTTTTTAGGGTATAGGGGTCAAGTGAAATTTATATAAGGGCATACGGGTAAAAGTCTCCCCAGATAAATGTCCGCCGGAAAGAGTAAATAAAAAGTAATTGAGAATATACGCATCTAGAGATGAATGGCTTAGTTGTTTGTCCAGTGCTTGTTAAGTTACAGGGCGTGGGTTCGATCCCCTTGCCGCCcatgtttttaatcttttccaGTTAATATTTTACCTGCTCACGTGGCTGTGCCAAGATGTCCTTTTAAAAAATGATTTTTAATTTATGGCGATCATATTCCATCACTTTCGTCATGAGCTATTGTCACAAAGGTCGAGAAAGTCACATGGTGACTGTTCACAACCGCTTGTCATCTAAAGAAAAATTGTCATAAACACATCTTTCTATGACTAAAAAGTGTtttgttatatgaaaattgtCATAGAAGGCCTAATCTCTTGTAGCGAGAGCTGAGTATTGCTTGTGTTTCACACTACCTTCATCCatatttatcttacccctgcTTATGCATCTAAATATTCCATTGAGATTAGTTCATCCTGCCTATCTAAACAATTTAGTTGCCGTCTTCcctacggaaatataaatgacacgtCAGAATATTCTCTTggtaaaatgctacaatggtgatTCCTTCTGCTCGCGGAATGATTCGTAGTTCATGATAGTTTGGTTTCCAATAATTGATATATGAAATGTCGAGGCAACGTTGGCTTTCTAATGCCATTACCGGAACCAGGCTGAACGACCCTATATCTGAAGTAGATGTTACGAAATACCAACAATTAGCTCATGTGATAAAGAatcaaagaaaaggaaaatattgTTGAAAGTCAAGCATATTGTGAAGAGAAACAATAAACAAGTGTTCATGCAATGACAAATAAGTGGTTTGTATCCTTGGCTTGACACAAAGTGAGAAATTTACAATCAAAAGTATGATTGCAAAGCAAAGGACAAGCATATTACAAGGAACAATAGAAACAAGTGTTCATGCGTTGATTCAATGATAGTTTCTAATCATGGCTTGAAAGATTGAGGAAGTTCTTTGTCCAAAAGGATCAAAGGTTCATGATCTCAACATAAAGACAAAGAAATAAAGACATGAGAATGAAAAgtggaattcattgttgatgtgcaaaACTTAACCCAATGT
This portion of the Panicum virgatum strain AP13 chromosome 2N, P.virgatum_v5, whole genome shotgun sequence genome encodes:
- the LOC120660204 gene encoding uncharacterized protein LOC120660204 isoform X4 → MNGVSEVFPQAEHRECMYHLVQNFKKRYSGEIFYKHLWQSAYSWNPYMFEKHYQAMAAHNPESMKYLQETHKKLWTRSQFSTLSKVDYITNNLAEAFNKWVKEHKSKHLDDLMDTIRQMILIKWNQRKRIVQKFEGKILPHIVQKLRDDSYNLDIEVITSSPDGIAEICAKEREATAYRFVVNLVERTCICRAWQGSGIPCKYAIAYITSISGAHLEGYIDEYYSVEKFRVAYEGSIPSILDKSMWPKAAHGFFMHPPMLKSTARGRRKNRMKSALEGGSTSKKRTKCPICHDFGHHWYKCKNGNPEDIAAMEAVRGPPKKKLKKATTCNTESIVVPTPASGMVFPHNEAVANATHKTRKRKSSTKTGVTKKRGQQPLLQQVLPILGLPGVGLICSCFSLLCPLQSPHRYMFLTLYTKSGTRSNDPLPVQVVYPAPLLRDIGCPEVIEQTVHTPRKKCAVKKKLTPRRAPVVVPSPSSPASNTRSKKQLQLE